A single window of Achromobacter xylosoxidans DNA harbors:
- a CDS encoding DUF302 domain-containing protein, whose protein sequence is MLALRATSLVMACCFASGAGAADGMISVRSPYSVKETVDRFETAAKSRGLNIFLRLDHAQGAKKVGKDFRPTELLVFGNPQGGTPLMECAQTAGIDLPLKALAWEDATGQVWIAYNDPKYLASRHGVANCGSIVANMSTALGDMTQEAIQK, encoded by the coding sequence ATGCTTGCACTACGCGCCACATCCCTTGTGATGGCATGTTGCTTTGCTTCGGGGGCCGGAGCCGCCGATGGCATGATTTCGGTACGGAGCCCGTACAGCGTCAAGGAGACGGTTGACCGCTTCGAGACGGCCGCCAAATCCCGCGGTCTCAACATCTTCCTGCGCCTGGATCACGCGCAGGGCGCGAAGAAGGTCGGTAAGGACTTTCGGCCAACCGAACTTCTGGTGTTCGGCAATCCACAGGGTGGCACACCCCTGATGGAATGCGCGCAAACTGCCGGCATCGACTTGCCGCTCAAGGCGCTGGCTTGGGAAGACGCGACCGGGCAAGTCTGGATTGCCTACAACGATCCGAAGTATCTCGCGTCGCGCCACGGTGTCGCCAACTGTGGCTCCATCGTGGCAAATATGTCAACGGCGCTGGGCGACATGACGCAGGAGGCAATTCAGAAATGA
- a CDS encoding SAM-dependent methyltransferase translates to MLDITCGKGDSALVLAEAFGVRVTGIDASLKNALEARAAARKHGWDNQPKLWWTTRHGLGSRALPTF, encoded by the coding sequence GTGCTCGACATTACCTGCGGCAAAGGTGACAGCGCCTTGGTTTTGGCTGAAGCATTCGGCGTCCGCGTTACCGGCATCGACGCCAGTTTAAAGAACGCGCTGGAGGCGCGCGCAGCGGCGCGCAAACACGGCTGGGACAATCAGCCCAAATTATGGTGGACAACGCGTCACGGCTTGGGATCGCGGGCGCTTCCTACGTTCTAA
- a CDS encoding DUF2063 domain-containing protein, with translation MLPLDERQRDFAKALLDTDRAMPVGIVGPDGERSHQRFSVYTNNVFVGLIEALRANFPCVERLVGDEFFTAMARAFVVTNLPDSPVLLHYGAGFPDFIAAFSPAAPLPYLADVARIEHAATEAYHERDAEPLAHRTLASVRPDQAPMLRFGLHPSVRLVRSPYPAFTVWRMNAPDGTLAPVDLSEAQDTMVLRPDAEVDVRQVLPASYDFVATLGQGLTLAHATEAALATDVDFDLSQNLRELIQMGAFVSFEWEAGEKNRE, from the coding sequence ATGCTACCCCTGGATGAACGCCAGCGAGATTTCGCGAAGGCGCTGCTCGATACCGATAGGGCGATGCCGGTCGGGATAGTCGGGCCGGATGGAGAGCGCAGTCACCAGCGCTTTTCGGTATACACGAACAATGTCTTTGTCGGGCTGATCGAAGCACTACGGGCGAACTTTCCCTGCGTCGAAAGGCTTGTCGGAGACGAGTTTTTTACAGCGATGGCACGTGCTTTCGTAGTCACCAATCTGCCCGACTCTCCGGTTCTCCTGCACTACGGTGCCGGGTTTCCGGATTTCATCGCCGCGTTCTCGCCCGCCGCGCCCTTACCTTATCTGGCCGATGTCGCTCGAATTGAGCATGCGGCAACCGAGGCCTATCACGAGCGCGACGCAGAACCCTTAGCGCACCGCACTCTCGCAAGCGTACGACCTGACCAGGCACCCATGCTGCGGTTCGGGCTTCACCCCTCCGTGCGCCTGGTGCGTTCGCCCTACCCTGCCTTCACGGTCTGGCGGATGAACGCGCCAGATGGAACGCTGGCACCCGTTGACCTCTCTGAAGCGCAGGACACGATGGTGCTGCGGCCCGACGCCGAGGTGGACGTGCGCCAGGTACTCCCCGCGAGCTATGACTTCGTGGCTACGCTCGGCCAAGGCCTGACGCTAGCGCATGCCACGGAAGCAGCCCTCGCCACAGACGTCGATTTCGACCTGTCGCAGAACCTGCGGGAACTGATCCAGATGGGCGCTTTTGTTAGCTTCGAATGGGAAGCAGGGGAGAAAAATCGTGAGTAA
- a CDS encoding DoxX family protein, whose translation MSNIETVKAWPGILSSANCGLHWLSKIAGMTAPLFLRVALALPFFKSGLTKWDGFLSLSPAASFLFQEEFKLHLFGQVYDLPAPYMLAFASGSAEIILPILLILGLGTRLSALGLLGMTAVIQLIVPDGWANFHLPWATMAIALIAIGPGRLSLDHWIRGFLERRQASPRSGG comes from the coding sequence GTGAGTAACATTGAAACGGTGAAAGCTTGGCCTGGAATACTCAGCTCGGCCAACTGTGGATTGCACTGGTTGTCAAAAATCGCCGGCATGACCGCGCCCCTGTTCCTTCGGGTGGCGCTAGCCTTGCCCTTCTTCAAGTCCGGCCTCACCAAATGGGACGGCTTTCTGTCGCTGTCCCCGGCCGCGAGCTTCCTGTTCCAAGAGGAATTCAAGCTACACCTCTTCGGGCAGGTTTATGACTTACCCGCTCCGTATATGCTTGCCTTCGCCAGTGGCTCGGCCGAGATCATTTTGCCGATCTTGCTGATTCTCGGCCTCGGCACACGCCTGAGCGCCCTGGGTCTGCTCGGCATGACTGCGGTGATCCAGCTCATCGTGCCGGACGGATGGGCGAACTTCCACTTGCCCTGGGCGACGATGGCAATTGCGCTGATCGCCATCGGGCCGGGCCGCCTATCGCTCGATCATTGGATTCGCGGTTTCTTGGAACGTCGCCAAGCTTCGCCCAGATCAGGAGGTTAG